Proteins encoded within one genomic window of Glandiceps talaboti chromosome 3, keGlaTala1.1, whole genome shotgun sequence:
- the LOC144432947 gene encoding uncharacterized protein LOC144432947, protein MQCHIISYMVVLAVLAVSGVRFAQAHNDLESIKSGVCFAARIFTNGMEFMVNEIGRNAQSESKISNDFRFAVSDLQAALSILATNRRSTKAWLQLEDFFETAIKSNIMAYSVFGVSVIYLVDELCLSSEIHQKAEHFYYLQHRLGEIHTKWQAEQRLIKEFNQRLASDTYFQYKKSDLVLLDSVKQLIGEVKDLLGDIKREMSDVKHQRKKAEDQSTMAGRFGTIGGSIGATTLLYAVTAGTAPILVIGVAAGGYIGNVVGRYYGEVNTEQAAKLLRELDGLKTKAETLYLEMDSVHIKLIRVLPRHVS, encoded by the exons ATGCAGTGCCATATAATTTCGTATATGGTGGTACTTGCAGTATTAGCAGTGTCTGGGGTGCGCTTTGCACAAGCTCACAACGACCTGGAGTCCATTAAATCCGGAGTGTGCTTCGCTGCCAGAATTTTTACAAATGGAATGGAATTCATGGTGAACGAGATTGGCAGAAACGCCCAAAGTGAAAGTAAGATAAGTAACGACTTCAGGTTTGCTGTGAGTGATTTACAGGCTGCATTAAGCATATTGGCAACTAACAGAAGGTCGACTAAGGCATGGCTACAACTGGAAGATTTTTTCGAGACCGCTATCAAGAGCAACATTATGGCGTACTCAGTGTTCGGTGTTAGCGTCATCTACCTAGTAGATGAGTTATGCCTCAGCTCAGAAATACACCAGAAGGCCGAACACTTTTACTATCTACAACACCGATTAGGTGAAATTCATACTAAATGGCAGGCTGAACAGAGATTGATCAAGGAATTCAACCAAAGACTGGCAAGCGATACCTACTTCCAATACAAAAAATCCGACCTAGTACTTCTCGACAGCGTCAAACAATTAATCGGCGAAGTGAAAGATCTGTTGGGGGATATCAAGCGTGAAATGTCCGATGTTAAGCACCAGAGAAAGAAGGCAGAAGACCAATCAACTATGGCTGGAAGATTTGGTACAATCGGGGGATCAATAGGTGCAA ccaCTCTCCTGTATGCTGTTACTGCTGGTACGGCACCGATACTAGTAATTGGTGTGGCAGCAGGAGGATATATTGGTAATGTTGTTGGTAGATATTATGGTGAGGTAAATACCGAACAAGCCGCTAAG TTGCTGAGAGAATTGGATGGTTTGAAAACAAAAGCTGAAACTTTGTACTTGGAAATGGATAGCGTTCACATCAAACTGATTAGAGTATTGCCGAGACATGTTTCATAA